In bacterium, a genomic segment contains:
- a CDS encoding DUF5050 domain-containing protein codes for MKNCMLYYVIIVVFVSAISFVSCSKEKSSDAPGAGKKNVPPSKIVFESLRSGTFDIWIIDSDGSNPVKLTDGKGWNRYPSLSPDGTMVAFASNRSSKNAFGLFIVNADGTGIRRVHEKAIGIGRSNWSPDGTRIVYETVVCCRSKTSDIFVISLDGSDPVNLTNTPDLNSAPSWSPDGTRIAYVTTIEENTDIYVMNADGSNQTKITDSTAQDDCPSWSRDGARIAFMSNRDGNYDIYVMKSDGSDIVNLTNSTEMNINPVWSPDGSQIAFVSLRDGNREVYVMNADGSDQHAVTDNKMLDDCPSWARAYK; via the coding sequence ATGAAAAACTGTATGTTGTATTATGTAATCATTGTTGTGTTTGTAAGTGCGATTTCTTTCGTATCATGTTCAAAAGAGAAATCTTCGGACGCCCCCGGAGCAGGCAAGAAAAACGTACCTCCGTCGAAAATCGTATTCGAGTCCCTAAGAAGCGGAACATTCGATATATGGATTATCGACTCCGATGGCTCGAATCCTGTAAAACTGACCGACGGCAAGGGATGGAACCGTTATCCTTCGTTGTCTCCCGATGGCACGATGGTCGCTTTCGCAAGCAACCGTAGCAGCAAAAACGCATTTGGTCTGTTCATTGTCAATGCCGACGGAACAGGTATACGGAGAGTTCACGAAAAAGCCATCGGTATCGGCCGTTCGAACTGGTCGCCTGATGGAACCAGAATTGTGTATGAAACTGTTGTCTGCTGCCGGAGCAAAACGAGCGATATATTTGTTATCAGTCTTGACGGCTCCGATCCGGTTAATCTGACCAATACCCCCGATCTCAATTCCGCGCCGTCATGGTCTCCGGATGGAACCAGGATTGCCTATGTCACCACAATCGAGGAGAACACGGATATATATGTCATGAATGCCGATGGTTCTAACCAGACAAAAATCACCGACAGCACTGCTCAGGACGATTGCCCTTCCTGGTCGCGTGACGGTGCAAGAATTGCTTTCATGTCCAACCGGGACGGTAATTATGATATTTATGTCATGAAAAGCGATGGTTCAGATATTGTGAACCTCACAAACAGTACCGAGATGAACATCAATCCGGTATGGTCGCCGGACGGATCACAGATCGCATTTGTCAGCCTCCGTGACGGCAACCGTGAGGTATATGTCATGAATGCCGATGGATCCGACCAGCATGCGGTGACCGATAATAAAATGCTGGATGATTGTCCTTCATGGGCGCGGGCGTACAAGTAA